GCTCAATaggaaggaggcggtgaacAAAGAACTCGACGGGCACCCACTAGTTCACTTACAAGGGATTCCCTGCCTCGCCACCTCTCTTCTAGCGAGTAGAAGGTTTCTTCTCTTGGGCAGGTGCattgcagcgctgctgctgctgctgctgctgctgctgggctgTTCATTGTGTCCTggtcccctctccttcatctATCTATTCACCCTTCTCCTGGTTGATTGTAACTCCACACACTCGTACACGCGTCTAGTCACTGACCTCTCCGCACGCGAACGCCCCACCCCGTCAACGTCTTAACGCACTTCTGTCCGAGATCGgctcctcttttcactcTCTAATTACTTTACAGTCCTTTCTGGAAGCAAGATGATGCGCCGTGTCATTGCTCAGCCTGTCGCCCGCCGCACGGCCGCCGCGTCGAGCGTGCTCGTGGTCACTCCTCGCAAGGCTTCCACTGTCGCCATCTCCGTCCAGGGGCTGCACTACGTTGGCACTGGTCTTGCCGCCATCGCCCTTGCTGGTGTCGGCATGGGTATCGGTACCATTTTTGGCTCCCTGCTGATTTCCTGCGCTCGGCAGCCCAACTTGACCAAAATGCTCTTCAACTACGCCATTCTCGGCTTCGCCCTGACGGAGGCCATTGGCCTGTTCGCGCTGATGCTCGCCTTCCTCATGCTCTTCTCGTAGAGTAGcggacgtgtgtgtgtgtgtgtggggggtaATTGGGTAGAAGCTGAAaaaaagcagagaagaaacTCTTCAGAGGCGGCCGTGGGCAGCGCGTCGCtggagtgggggagagggatgagTAGTGCCGCACACCGTGTGCAACTACGACACAGGAGGAGTGCACGCCTGTCAAGTGAAGTCGTCATGTTGGCATCCTTTTCAGACTCTGCTGTTTGTGTGTGACccgtgtgcgtctgttgcccatttctcttcctcggcaGTGTTTTCCACGTGCCATATTGcaccccgccgccgcctccccgcCTCGCGCTCCGCGTGTCCACAGGTCCTCCTCTAcgcatccccctcctcccccttcaggGTGCCTCGCTTCGGAAGGGCGGCATGTCTGCAGGACACTGGGCATATTTGTGCGTGCGTCAGCAGTGGGTATGTCtggaagggaggagggtgccCGGGCGGGGATGGCAGTGATAGTGGGGCGCATCTTCgcctgtttttctctttcgcacGAGTCGGTGTTGTGTACGatctcgtgcgtgtgtttaATGTAGCGGATTTCCCCCTCAGCGAAGGCGTTActcggagggagggagaggcagaggaggaggaggggagagagaggagcagctgaggaggcggaggggaggggtgatgCAGCACTGTGCGTCTGTGAAGTCGACGCGGTGGGCGTGACACTGTCCGCCTCCCATTCgttcctttcctctccctcacaactgtctctctctcgtcatATGTAGGCCCCTCTAACCGTGCGAGtgccggggggggggagcatGTAGCGTCTCTCTCAGCGATATCGCGCGCTCCGTTGTAAGTTGTGGGGGAAGAAAATGTAAAGCGCATGGGAAACAAAAATGTTTTTCGAGGAAATGGGAGAAGAGCAGATAAGTGCTCAGAGGCTGGCGCGGAGAGGGATGAGTGCAGGTGCTGTGGTGTGTAGTGGGCCAGATGCCCCGTTGTCCAATACCAGTTCCTTTCCATCACTCTCGCCTCCAGTGCTGATTCTCCCACGGTACCCCAGCTCCCCGTAGCGTGCTCAAGAACGGCTGGTGGAGTCACCAAGTCAGAAGCTGACGTGCgttcactctctccttcgtgcTCCCCATCGTATGCGTCGAGTGCCAACTGCTTCTTGGCTTAATGGTGAAGGCGGTTGCCGCGCCCTCTCGGCAAAGGATGACTCGAGCTCGCACTCCCCCACTTCACTGTCACTCATCCCCATCGCTCTACTCCACGTGTGTATGACTCTCTTTCGAGGTCTTCTGGGGATGTTGCCCCACTCCCCATTCTTCCTATCACTGCCACTGTGCTTACCGCATTCACACCACCTCACATCCGTGTGCGCCTTCACACCTACAAAGTCTCGTGTGCAGTATGTCTCTCAGGCAGGTAGCGGCGCTTGGTGCTGTCAGTGTCTTATCTGTGGTCGGCGTCGTAGGAGGAacgcgatggcgccgcgtcGAGCTGCGCCGTGCCGAGCTGAACGAGGAGTACACGAAGCTCATGATTCAAATGCGCACCTTCAACGAGGAGCGTCTCACCCGTGATGAGCGCCTGGCCgccaaggaggcggaggcgaaggcgacggcggagACAGTGGACACATTGTGGAGGGATCGACTGGAGCGTTATGCGCAGGTGAACAAGGACCTGCATGCCTACCTGGCCGCCCTGCCGGAAGCAATCGGGGCATTGAAAGGCCTCTCGAATCACTATCGCTACATGTTGGAGGAGATGCCGAAGTTCGCGGGGTTTGACGTTGCCTGCTCCAAGATGCACAACCTGGCGCTTATGCTGGAGCACAGCAGGACTGTGGGCATTGAGCGAGTGGCCGCAACGGTGCAGGAGATGTTCGCTGCGGAGCCACTTGTACAGGCTGTATGCACGAGCATTGTGGCAGCCccggcaccgccgcacccGAGTTcgatcgctgctgccagtgCCACCTTCACATTCTGTATGGAAGAGCTCGACCATGCCGTGGGGACGGTCGCTATGCGATACGCGGCGGTACTGCAAGAGCCCCCGGCTGCCACGCCCGGCATCTTATCAGACAGCATCCGTAAGATCGTCGGTATGACGCGAGCCGACACGTTAAGCAGAGGTCAGCGCCACCTTGCGAGGCGCCAAGACGACTTGGAGCGGATGCTTCGCCGTGcccagcggcagcttcaTACCGAGGAGGACATTCGCGCTGCGCTGGACTACACAAAGGAACTGGACGATCATCTAGCAGCTGCTACGCCAAGAAGAGGCGccttgtttctctcttcgtcttctcgGAAGGATGACTTCCTGGCCGCCGTGCGGTCAGATAGTGAAGTGAAGAAGGCCATCCAGCAGATCAACCTGTGGCGTGACTCGGCAATCACTTTCCTTGTGCACCGGCAGGCCGAGGACGCGCTGCAGAGCTACCACCTCTTGCTAGCAGAGGCGCTCACAGCAGTTCATGAGTTGAAGTAGTGGAGGCGCGAGAGCAAGAGCACGGCGTTTGGCAGAGATTGTGGATGAAGCAGGAGATAAATCGCGTCGCCGCACATGTGCGATACAGCAGCAAGCGCATGCAAGGTGCGAGGCCAATACAGGCATAGGTCACGCTCACTGGCCATACCGTGGTTGTGATTCTTGCGTGCACACGTGGGTGGTGCCAACAATTAGGACAACTACAGTgggcagcgtgtgtgtgtatagaTGTGTGAGGTGAAGTTGTCGACAGCGGGTGGAGAAGGTCTGCTACAAAGCGAGAAGGTGGGAAAATCGGCGAACACAAAGGGAGTCTGACGACACGGACTAGTTGCCTTCGcatcgcgtgctgctgtgtgaaGTTTCCACCCACGTTTACTACCGTTCCCATTTCCCTTTCCGCGTACCGCGTCAGCGCGCATTCTTCA
Above is a genomic segment from Leishmania panamensis strain MHOM/PA/94/PSC-1 chromosome 7 sequence containing:
- a CDS encoding hypothetical protein (TriTrypDB/GeneDB-style sysID: LpmP.07.1200), which encodes MSLRQVAALGAVSVLSVVGVVGGTRWRRVELRRAELNEEYTKLMIQMRTFNEERLTRDERLAAKEAEAKATAETVDTLWRDRLERYAQVNKDLHAYLAALPEAIGALKGLSNHYRYMLEEMPKFAGFDVACSKMHNLALMLEHSRTVGIERVAATVQEMFAAEPLVQAVCTSIVAAPAPPHPSSIAAASATFTFCMEELDHAVGTVAMRYAAVLQEPPAATPGILSDSIRKIVGMTRADTLSRGQRHLARRQDDLERMLRRAQRQLHTEEDIRAALDYTKELDDHLAAATPRRGALFLSSSSRKDDFLAAVRSDSEVKKAIQQINLWRDSAITFLVHRQAEDALQSYHLLLAEALTAVHELK